From Candoia aspera isolate rCanAsp1 chromosome 4, rCanAsp1.hap2, whole genome shotgun sequence, a single genomic window includes:
- the FABP1 gene encoding fatty acid-binding protein, liver yields the protein MGFTGKYELQSHENFEPFMKAIGLSDELIEKGKDIKSVSEIVQNGKKFKVTVTTGSKVVTNEFTIGEEAELQTPTGEKIKAVVQMEGDNKLVVNLKDIKSVTEINGDTIINVMSVGDVHYKRISKRI from the exons ATGGGCTTCACTGGAAAGTATGAACTTCAGTCCCATGAAAATTTTGAGCCATTCATGAAAGCCATTG GTCTTTCTGACGAGTTGATTGAAAAAGGCAAGGATATCAAAAGCGTCTCCGAAATTGTacaaaatggcaagaaattcAAAGTCACTGTGACAACTGGAAGCAAAGTTGTCACAAATGAGTTTACAATTGGAGAAGAAGCTGAGCTACAGACTCCAACAGGAGAAAAGATCAAG GCTGTTGTTCAAATGGAAGGAGACAATAAGTTGGTTGTAAACTTGAAGGATATCAAGTCTGTTACAGAAATCAATGGAGACACCATCATTAAT gTAATGAGTGTGGGTGACGTTCATTACAAGAGGATCAGTAAGAGAATCTAG